In Leptidea sinapis chromosome 2, ilLepSina1.1, whole genome shotgun sequence, the sequence CTGATTTGTTTTGGTATCTTATACTGTTAATGATTGTAATAATTACAATGCATTAACAACTGTTGTAAGTGaattacaaagttatttttcaaattacaatgAACTTAGACAGGGAAGGTATGTCGAGTAATTTGGGCAGGGGAGCAAACATGCCAAGCATCGGCAAGATCAATCAAGGATCAAATCAATATGGTAATAACTCTTTGCAAATCCCTCAGTCCACATCATCGCAAGGTCCACCTGCACAGTATAGCCCTATAAGCCAATCACAAGGTGCTAATAAAAACAACCAAAGTGGTGATCAAGGATCACAGGTGAGtcatttctatatatatatatatatatatatatatatatatttagaagtAAGTTCTTTTACACATCATAGAGACTGCACATACTGCTACAAATTGTATTTGAGATGTCTTATTAAAATTGTGTCTAGTTTTCCGCAGCTATAGCTGctgaaaactatataaatatgaaatcatattatgataattgtatttaatatatattttttattaaaaatgtgttTTGAAACTCAAAGAGTTTGAATTTTTAGCCTCTAACTAGACAGAAGTTGCAAGAGTTAGTCCGAGAAGTTGATCCAACAGCACAACTAGATGAGGATGTTGAGGAAACTTTGCTGACTTTAGCTGATGACTTTATGAAATCTGTAGTAAACTCATCTTGTGCTCTTGCTAAACACAGACGTGCCCCTAATGTGGAGTTAAAGGATGTTCAGCTCCATTTAGGTAATAaagagaaattatttttttggggTTCTGTATCTAAATGGCAAACTGTGTCAGGTTATATCACAATAAGACTGAGTGATAAGACCCTAACTTAGTTCACATATTTCTAATGGACTAGTTCAATTCATAGAGTATGACAGATAAGAATTCAAGGAGTTTGTTTGTCATCTGTTTAAAACAGAATTGTAAACTAAGATCATTAATTTATtcagtttaaattattaatttttgtttacaattcaagtaaaattcaaataatctgATTATTACCAATGAAAGAAAATCTATTCTAACCTTTTCGTCTCACAAGCGGAACCTTTACTCATAATAGACCGTCTAGCAACTACAATCTACATTGAAGTCGGAGGTGAAAGTGAACACATACCACAATATAAGTCCATGACGCTTGGCTATCAGACTCCTGGCTGAAGCGAGGGGCAGAACAAGGTATATGGCGCATCACACTATGTTTAAAGTTGTTTAAATTAACCGGACTTACCCTGTGTCCCTAGTTACCCTGATGCACCTTATTTTTTCTTCTAGTAAATAGATAAAAAGGGTATTTTCatgacaaattttaatataacctACTAAAAATTCATAAACAAGTTAATGATTAAAGAATTTAATGATACAACGAAAAATtagaattcaaataaaaattgggCAGAGCAATTTGCTTACAGTTAGGGCCTAACTCGTCAATGGTTGCAGGGGAAGTGTGTCGACGCCAGGGAGACAGCACCTTTTATAGTCATCTTCACCCTCGATAGTTGTCACTttctacaatataattataatcgaATATAATATGATTGCAGAAAAACAATGGAATATGTGGATACCTGGATTCGGTAACAACAAGCCGCAGCCATACAAAAGAGCAGGGGTCACTGAAGCTCACAAACAGCGAATGGCTCTTATCCGGAAGGcaacgaaaaaatattaaataaccattcttaatttttttttgttttacttccaTTTCATTACTTATATGTATACATGCCAAATAAACGGATGTACCTACCAAATAGGTTAACTACAGCATTATTGACTTAATTATATAATGGGGCTTTTTCacaatgtacatacatacatacatacataaattcacgcctctttcccgtaggggtaggcagagaccacttctttccacttgctacgatccttacatacttctttcgcttcgtccactttcattattcctttcatacatgctctccggtttagggtactcttgacctggccttttttcaagacgtccctgatttgatcttgaaacgtccgcctaggtctaccccttccaacactttcattcacactggccttatacactttcttcgtcaatcgttcttcattcattctctcgacatgtccaaaccatctcggcatacctttctcaatttttgtcacagcatcttctttcagaccacaacgttttcttatctcactatttcttatcctgtcactcagtgtaactcctatcatacttctcaacgctctcatctcaactgcatttattctgctttcatgtttcttctgccatacccaactttcacttccgtacatgagtgttggaaccaacaccccctcatgcacagccaagcgagccttattagacaccttctgactcttcataaaggagtgcaaagctccattcaccatgtttcctgcattcactcttctttcaatatcactctcatactttccatctcttgtaaatttagaacccagatacacaaactcattcacctgttcaattttttcatctccaatcacgatattgcagtctgtcactacctcatctctttcaagcaccatcactttcgtcttctttacattcatcttcattccctttctaccaaaagctccattcatagcagttaccatctcttgcaactcctcggctgaagatgcaagtaatacttggtcatcagcatagagaaaacatttgacgagtaactcattcattctcaaaccactgtcattctcttttaaacctgtcaagcaattgttcatgaacagattaaacagccacggtgacgctacacatccctgtctaacacctttttcgatattaaaccattcagtgtatgccccgtttatccttacacaagcactagaatctctataaagagattgcaatTCTCGTATGAGGACACTGCTCACACCGCTCGTGGACAATGCCgaccacaattcattcctcgccactctatcataggccttttctagatccacgaacgcgcaatagacctttttgtttttagccaaaaacttttcggctatgcaccgcaaggaaaagacctgatccgtacatcccattccctttctaaatcccgcttgtgcatcccatactttttcgtctgtttcattcacaactctttcaatcaacacttttgcatacaatttaccGACGACGCTGAGAAGGCTTATACCGCGGTAATTTCTGCAGTCTTGTCGTGACCCATTTCCCTTATACAATGGCACGATTACAGCTTTGCACCAGTCTCCTGGTACTTGCCCATTTCGCCAGCACACATTGAAGAGGCGGTACAGCTGGCTAGCCACTATGCCCTGACCAGCCCTCAGCATCTCGACGGTAATCAATTCACAATGTACAAATAGTTTTATCTAGTAGTGCGCTTAATAGTTATCTGCCAAGTACTGGGTAATGGTAGGGGAGCCCaagaactaaataaatattactcgAGCGTTGCAGGCACTATTAGGCTATTGGGCTGCAAGTGTAAGTTGCTAAAAAGCTTATACGAGTATGTGTACCGTGTCACTGGTGGGGGGCGTGTGTGTAACAATGTAAAGAAACAGGCCCAAAGAAATACTCAAGCGCTTCATATATTAATAGTGTATTCGCCCCTCGTGTTGCTGATAACGGAAAAATATTAATCTGCCGGCTTGCATGGTGTGGGTGGCCATCCGAAGGGatagaaaatagaaaaaaaaatcttatgtaGCGCGTCATTGAAATGagatatctatacatatatagatagatagatatatatatttataaacatatacAAGGTGGGCCAAAAGAAATCATCCTATTGGAAGATGCTCTCATTTTTGCAAATGGCCGCCAATGTCAAATCTGTTTTGACATTTATACTAGACAGATGCAGAATACAAGTGAACAAGCCACGGAGCAGTACACTTCACAAGAACGTGGAATATTGTGTCTATTTTTTTGCGTAATTCGTCTGTGGTGTTGGCGCAGCGCGAATTCCGTCGCGGAGACCCCGGCCGTGTGACACCGGCTGCGCAAACACTGCGCCGTTTGGCCACTAACCTTGAAGAGTATGGGACCACACGAGACGTTGCCAAGGGTGGGCGGCCCTGGAGCGCCCGTTCTGCCGAGAATATCGCCGCTGTTGCCGAGGATGTCGTGCAGTCGCCGGAAATATCGACCAGACGACGTGACGCCACGCAATACGCCATCAGCCGGACGTCCCTAAGGCGAATTTTGGTCAAAGACCTGCGCATGTTCCCGTACAAAGTCCAGTCCGTGCATCAGCTGCTGCCTGCCGACCGCCAAACCTGCGTAACCAACGCACAAGCCATCCTCAATCTCGAAGAAGAAGTGGACGGTTTTTCGACCAAAATCATAATGAGCGATGAGGCTCATTTCCACCTCCGCGTGTACGTGAATAAGCAAAACTATCGCTTCAGGGGCACCGAAAATCCACGAGTGATGCACGAGTAGCCATTACACCCGCTCAAAGTGACTGCATGGTGCGCTGTGTACGCTGGAGGAGTCATAGGGCCATTTTTTTCGAGAACGCCGGTACCCAAACGACAACAGTGGACGGTGCGCGCTATAGGGCCATGTTGACCGAGTTTTTTCTGCCGCAATTGGACGAATTAGGACTGCAGGACATGTGGTTTCAACAGGACGGAGCAACGGCACACACTGCGCGAGCCACAACCGATATTCTGAAGGCGTCGTTCCCGGGTCGCCTCATTTCTCGTTTTGGCGATTTGCACTGGCCCGCAAGATCGCCCGATGTAACCGTTTCAGACTTTTTTTGTGGGGTTTTTTGAAGTTCCGTGTTATCGTGAACAAGCCAGATACTCTGGAAGCCCTCAAGGTCAACATTTGACACGAGTACGAGAATCTGTCGCCCGAAGTTCTCgctgaaatgatgaaaaatGCCATAAAACGAGCCCGACGCAATCAATTGTGACGGCGACCATTTGGCCGATATCATCTTCTCGACTTGACCACTACAATTCTAAaggtttaaataaacataatcaaaAAACAGAATCGAAGTTtttcatttagaaaaaaaaagagagCCAAACAACATCGGATGACTTCTTTTGgcccaccctgtatatatagatGAACCCTATTCCTATTGTTACTTTACATTAAACATTAGAACTCAAAAGAAGAAAAGAACAAACTTTAAAACAACTTTAAAGCACCCGACCACACTAGAAGAAATAGAACTATATATCACACAACTAAAGAAATGTTTATCAGAATTCGAGCAAGgaaaacaaaacacaaataaTGTACAAACATATTACGATACATTGGAAAAAGCTATTACTAAgggattaaatttaaaactaaatacaaaaaagtcaaaaaatatcttaaatgaCACAACAAAAAGCCTATTGAAAAAAAGATCAgaacttataaaaacaaaacctaaagatagaaaaactagaaatgaacttagtaaaatattcaaagaaacaaaaaaatcaataaaacaaGACTACGAAATATATAGAAAAAGAATAATAGAAACCAATCTGGCTAAATATAGAAGTACAAAACGGGGAAAGAAAGAATTAATATCACATAAAAAATGGATCCAAAAACTGAGTTGGGGATCAATAGAAACGAATTCAAGAATAGACATACTAGAACAGGCTACTGACTACTACAGGAAGCTCTATAAATGTACGTATGGACACACAGAAAATGAAATTTTCTGGTACTCAAATATTACCGACACTGATGTTATGGAAATCAAAGACACGGAAGTTATAAAACACATCAAACaaatgaaattgaataaaaGTCCTGGTCCGGATGGAATCACGACCGAAGCTATAAGACTAGGAATACCCGCCATAACAACTCATCTCACTCGACTtttcaacttaatattaacCACAGAAACCATACCCTTGCAGTGGACTATTTCAGAAATAGTACTGTTATACAAAAAAGGAGACCCTCATAATATAACAAACTATAGACCCATTAGTCTTATGTCTAGTATTTATAAACTGTTTGCATCAATAATACTAAGCCGGATCACAGAACGCATAGATGCCACACAACCCAAAGAACAGGCTGGCTTCCGATCCGGTTTCTCAACAATGGATCATATACATTCGGTCGAACAAATAATTGAGAAgtacaaagaatataataaaacccTCTACATCGCGTTTGTGGACTACAGCAAAGCTTTCGATAGCATTACCCACACAGCCATATGTAATACTCTAAATAATCTAAAGGTCAACTCAAAATACATaaggataataaaaaatatatatatgaacagTGTTTGCAAAGTTAAATTAGAAACTAAAGGAAAAGACATCAAGATTGAAAGAGGAGTCAGACAAGGAGACCCACTGTCTCCTAAATTATTCATAGCACAATTATGCATAGTACTAGAAGAAGTTTTTAACAACATAAACTGGGTGAATAGAGGTATTATGATCAACAAAGATTTCTTAAGTCATCTTCGATTCGCCGACGATATAGTCATCTTTAATGAGAACCCAAAGCAACTGGAATCTATGGTTAATCAGTTACATGAAGCAAGTGCCATAGTAGGCTTGgaaatgaattttgagaaaacaaaaattatgacaaatggTCTATCAGTACCAATAAGCGCCGGATCACAAACACTTGACTTtgtgaatgaatatatatacctagGAAAGCTGATATCCTTCAATAAAATAAGTCATGAAGAGGAAATAAACCGACGAATAAATCTAGCCTGGAAAAAATATTGGAGCCAGaaggaaattttaaaaggaaactaCAGCTTAGAATTCAAAAAAACGGTAATGGAATCCTGTGTTCATCCAACTTTGTTATATGGCTGCCAAACATGGGTGTTTACGAAGAAAATACAACACTTAATTAGGACATGTCAGCGCGGAATGGAAAGAAGCAtgcttaaattaagaaaaattaataagatacatagccagaagataaggaagaaaacaaaattaactgaTGCCTTAAAtcaagcattaaaattaaagtggcaatgggccggaCACATTTCCAGACTAACAGACGCTAGATGGACCATTCAGACCACAACATGGAAGGGACCTGTAGGAAAGAGAAATGTGGGCAGACCACATAAAAGGTGGACCGATGAGATAAGAGAGACTGGCGGAACTAATTGGctcgaaaaaggaaaaaatagaaaggaatggaggaggcctttacccaactgggatccatttgaaaataatcaagaaaactaacatagtgcatgcattataacttactaacataaaagttaataataaaataatcatgtttgtcgactaaccgtactaacatactaacactaaaatgtagaaatcaaatggaaaatcattaataaaggctttattattattattattcctatTGTACCTCCTATTCAAGAGTGACGATTTGGACGTGACCAGAAGTTAtgaacgatttttttaaatgcaaaaaaaaattatgaccgTGAATTACTGAAGCGCGCTAGATTATTTTACAGACGGTTCATATTATGTACCTGTGATCCTTACCCTTAATCTAATAATTATGTGGAGGAATTCCCTCAGGGTAATTTGAAATCTGTGACTTTCCGATTTCCTTATGTAACGCTCAAATTGTTAGATTATTGTAATGCACACTTAACGGCATATAATTAACTTACCTAACCTCAATCTGACGCGCTCGAGTTGTTCTAACAACAATCGATTTTTTTACTAAGTAATCTGTTCGGCTAGACGTTCCACTCTATGGACAAGGCTCATGTCTGGAttgagtaaaataaataaataaatcctttattttgctagaaaacatgtaacaatgggtgtaaatagttttaatgtatcaatgttatcggccatttctggcatgcaaaattattattaacaaaattctagttattattataattgatttaacattaataaactctaTATCTTAAGCGCTTAGATcaatttgaattataattattatttttaaatgtcattatttaaagactagaagtAATATAcgttttaaagtcaatttaatttaatctaatgtgtcaacatttcatttatggaataaaaacatttatctataagccatgtacaaagatcctttttaaatcgttgaacgggtaatacgcgtaagcttggagggagttaattaaatatttttatacacatgacatagctacattttccgtaggatgcattatgaaatttgtgtgcaatcaccagtctgtcaccgtttcttgtatttcgCGGATAAAAATCtattgcttttgtaaataaagtacTTCACAAGGTGTAAGTTTGCCCCTCTTATGTAATTCTGACGCGCTCGAATTCACTGTCCCCCCCGAAAtggagatctggaaaggtcttgaaacatcgggttagctaaaaaaataataaaaatgtaacttttccGCAGTCTAATGTAAAAAGTAGTTACAATTATAGGCGTTTTAAACCTTTAaaaagtttgtaattttttaaagttataacacTTCTGGgatcaataaaatttcaaaacaaaatttatgaatgatgcgggactcgaacccccgacctctcgcgttccgtgcgagcgctcttccactgagccaaccgttcgagttacgtATATATGTCACTTTAAGTAactgtgtgtgcattgctcaaaatagaggttaacagtcatcctcaatttttttgacaacGGTTAAAAACAGGCTAGATTTGATAATTTAGTGTGGGTGATAGCTTACGTCTTATACactctcgcgatttgtatgacactttgtgtaagtgtgcgtgaattgctcaaaatagagatttaaACTCTAAAATCAATTTCTTTCGACGTTTTCGCGGCTGTCATAGGACTATGACTAGATGTCTACCTAGAcgtcgtataaatgatctaagaactaagggtatgttccgatatgcactgcgaccactgtacagtggtacgtcaatttagtataatgtgaagccgttcctttatagccagttatactggttactatttaaaacggaacgcaatcccgtatactgtcagccgcatttttggacgcagcattcaaatgagtgaaTTAAAGTTCTCtagtacattaaaaaataaaactgttgttggagtactgtcaaattaaaaatatttgggattacactgtaggtattgtttataaaacgttatacactcgagtggttttgactgatcacgtgatcaaagtactgcgagtaccttacctcgaaaacgccaatgctcacagtagaatatggtggcgaattatgacgtcatatatttccctagagTACTGCGgtagtatactggcagtccataacggaacgaatttttccaCAGTGATAGAACTGTGCAGtactcgcagtgcatatcggaacatataAACCATAATAGCTGGATCGGAGCCGCGCGTAAACGATATTTGAACGAAAAGGTCGCTCAGTCACCAATATTGTTCTACCACATCTAAAATATGGCAACCTAGTTTTGCTTACCTATGCTATGTCTATCTATTAGATGTCAAAACGTTACTTGAAttcgaaatttaactttttgacaTAAGGTCGCTTCGTAACAAAACAAGAATAGGGCTacaagacgatacgacatggtaacCAGACGCTGGCAACGCGCCTGTGATTTCTCGGTAGTTggtgttgatcacttaacatctctaccataaaaatattcaatttacgAACATAGGCGATATCAATTcgtaatataatacaaaaaattataacaagtatgatcatgaaaataaattatagttagaAAGTAACTAATTTCGTTGGAGTTCAGCTATGCTATTAATAATTCCGAAAATTAAACAACAATTCAACACACACATAactttattttgaatactgatgcaaacataaacaataaattaCATTAAGTACACAGTGGTCACAACGTTTTAATACTTaagtaactaaaattaaaataatacacgaAATTCAGGATCAAAATTTTGGAATGTTACATAcgtctgtaataaataaaaaaaataacaagttgtaataatcattaaaacatGTAATGATAGATAACTATCTGCATTTAATAATAGGATTAAtactttaatacataattaccagttaggtaattaaaaaaaaaggaataaggactattaaatttaataactttctCTAAATATTTACTAGTGCTTTAACATCATAATCGAATTGTTCTAAAACTAACTCTAGCTGCTATCAATGTTGatgcaaatattttgaaatatattgtGATTAACTTTCTAAAACATCTATAGGTATAATATATCCAgaactttttgaagttatacttctttaggtgcgttatgaaaaaatgatgagagtgaaatttttagaAGGGCGCGCATCACTGTAGCACATAAGatacagggtgaagttggttcttaaaattttctgacgtttgagtgattcattattattttttgtttctccgTCCGTTATTAGGACATGCAAAgtgttcaagcccatacagccgtattcattatttaataattaatcgtcaaagtttttacaaaaaaaatctttcgaAAATGGTAGAATAGCATGAGgcataaatcattttattgatttttgcttcgttaggccaatgaagtataacttcttgcgttcatttataagtacacacacacttttttaaggcGTGTTTCGCTTACTACGCCATGTTGTAGTGATGTCATGTCATTAGGCGGGTAATAAGTATgtttataaactaaaaacatcACCTTAAACCGTTATTAATACTTAGttaattatactaataaataactCTACTAGTGCTATGACAGTTGTCTATCTCAAAGCTGACGCCTGTCCAAATTCTACTAAGTGAAATACTTACAGACTACGTTATCTCcaccacattatctctggatctCGGTCGACCATCAatagccccccccccccccacccccCACGTCGCGCTCGACCCGTTGTGTCAGTACGGATcacagtttcattaccgttaagTATAACATGTCGTCATATTATCTCGCTATCACTGTTTTGTTTTCGAAGTTGAATGTTAGCTTTtgattgtttttgttaatagttAACAGCTGTAATAATAcagccagaaaaataaatacttttttttagctTTATCTTCTATCAATGTTGATTGCCTATACTTGAAAatgacgatgtgacgtcatcgacgttagGCCCAGAGATAATATAACCGGGTAGTTATACACTACAgtgttaaatattttgtgttagaatgtaaaattgaataatatagagaatttttttaatatgcgcTGGTTGCGTGCTCAGTGTCGGCGATGTAAAGTTGATCGGAGGGATGCAACTTCTGCCATTGTAGACTTTTAGACTTGATAGTAACTGGCtcctgaaatataaaaaaaaaaaacatattttatagtaaaagtttatttatggTGCCATCGATAAAATACGTTAAGCAAATTTTATGGTCTTTTAACACCCCTACCCGTACGTGGGAAATCCCACCCCCTGCTGTCACGTGAACAATGGTGCGTGCATACCGTATTTTAgacaattaggcagtgcctatctTATTGAAtgcctaaataaatataccGCTGgtgttgaatttaatttaattttgttccgttattctataaccaaacaTCAATTGAACACCCACGTAGTAGGATTTATTTTACGCTAATCACATACAGTAGGTACCTAGGTACCTAGTAGTAGAGACTAGTctctactgagctagaggtcccgggttcgaatcctggtaggtgtaaacatttatatgatgaatatggatgtttgtttccgaatcaatggatgtttatatgtatgtttaagtaagtatattgtattaaatatgtcgttgtcttcTACCCAtactacaggctatgcctagtttggggcaagataatatgtgtaaaaagtgtgtcaatattatattattatataaatctagtgTCTAGCTATATTCAAAGCAAGCAGtctttcatacaacttatgtagAAAAAGTTATCATTGATCAAAGTTAGGCGAATAAAGAAAAAAGATACGCTATTTGTACGTGTAAGGTTTTAAAACACGACCTTCGCAATTTAACAGCACTAAGAAAGCAAGATTACCTTGCCACGACCCTAAACCCACATCTGTCTTACTCCATATGGAATTGATTATGAcctgttttatttaacttttagttCCGAGTTTAGTCCGCGCGCTCGAGCTATTTACATTAGTATTGTCTTGTTTCTTTCAATTTCGTTCCGTGTTTAGTGATTATATTGTCAAAAAAGAAGTtgctgtgtattttttaattattaaattattagccATGGTATCAGATAAACAAACTTTACGTGAAAAAACAAACTAGTTCCATAAACCATTGCAATAGAAATGTCGCCGATTAGTGGAAATTGTGTTTAAACAAGATGTGACCTTCGTAACAGTATTTTAAGATTCTGTGAATTAATTTTGCTAAAATAAAtgcaaagtattattatttgtcTAATCGAAGGAAAGTTTCTTGTCTAccagtaattatttttagatcCCAGTAAGTGGCATTCTCAATGGttcaccaaaaaaaaaaaaatgcatatattttgtttaagttCTGTTACTTATTAACTTCACAAAAGATCATCACAAAATAATAAAGCGACCGATCGCAGTAtaggtgtaaaaataattgaataaacaattctttttacACCAATAGTAgttcatttttaatgtaataaaaacaaatataaatctaataaCTGGAGTACTGATCAACCGTTATTAAAGGCCACAATTTCGCAACCAACATTTCTTAatccatttaattttaataaagattcTGAATAAATAAACGAAATATCGTCCGATGTGGAAATATATAAACGACATTCAGACTAAAAGGACAATTGGATTGAAGTAAACAAAATTCCTATAAGAtacttaactttttaattttatacaacaaCACACAATACTTAACGATGAATTTGATCCCTAGTGgtgataattattgaaatttaaaatagataagttaccttttatatttattattcaatgttAAACTTATacgtttcataaaatatttcattgaaagAATCTTCAATCTATTGGTCTCAAAAAATGTTAAGTAGGCCACCGTTTTGGTTTCAGTTggtgaaacacaataatgctcgaAGGACCATTTTTGTGAAACGCTAAGATGATGTTTTAACACAAAGTGGGTCTTTAATTGAGCAAAATATTCACTCAAGAAGTATAATATATGaggttacaaattaaaaaacatgtgactatacttattatattcacggaatataatattaaaatctcttatacatattacaatgtacatattatattgtgtaatCTGATTTTTGTCCCACTTCTGAGTGTTCAGCGTTCACGTGTTTATCACGTAGCACAGCTTCGACAAAGGCTTCGTAAGTAGAGTAGATGTTTGTTATCGTTTACATTTTCACGATGTAAGCATTTGCTGTATGCAAATTCTTATGATGATTGTAACAATAAGGAAATATAATCGTTCCATTACTGAAAGAGCACAAGAAACTATACTAAGAGTTTATTCCACCGTTTTCCGTAAGTATTAAGATTTATGAAGTCAAAAAGTACATTCCGTAATTttgagaaatataaatatacaagcaTTTTCCGTACTATAGGGATATAGGTTCCGTGCTATTGTACAATATAGGTAAGGGTGTGAAGGGATAGACACATTTGTCTCTAAAGCGGTGGTTTGCGTAATAGTTTTGAAAACCACTGTCCATATTTTAAAGACCGTGATATAAGAAGTTATGTTCAATAGACCGACAAAACAAAAACGTTCGCTAGCATTTCATGAGACCTTTTCA encodes:
- the LOC126971983 gene encoding transcription initiation factor TFIID subunit 12-like translates to MNLDREGMSSNLGRGANMPSIGKINQGSNQYGNNSLQIPQSTSSQGPPAQYSPISQSQGANKNNQSGDQGSQPLTRQKLQELVREVDPTAQLDEDVEETLLTLADDFMKSVVNSSCALAKHRRAPNVELKDVQLHLEKQWNMWIPGFGNNKPQPYKRAGVTEAHKQRMALIRKATKKY